The sequence below is a genomic window from Thermus thermamylovorans.
GGGCCAGGACCCGCGATAGGCCGAGAAGGACCCGGTTGATGTCCTTTTTGCGTTCCACCGCCTCCTTGAGGGGCGTGAAGGCCACCTCTCCCTCCACCTCCCCCACCATGACCCCGCCCGTGCTCCTGGCCAGGGCCTCCACCGCCGCCGCCCCCAGGCGGCTCGCCAGGATGCGGTCCTTGGCCGTGGGGCTCCCTCCCCGCTGGATGTGCCCCAGGACCGTCACCCGGGCTTCCACCCGGACGTGCTCCTTTATGGCCGCCAAAAGCCCCGCCGCCCCCCCAGGGTAGGCCCCCTCGGCCACCACCACGATGGAGCTGGTCTTGCCCCGCCGCTGAGACTCCAGGAGACCCTCGGCGATGGCTTTGGGGTCCAGGGGCTCCTCGGGGACAGCGATGACCTCGGCCCCCCCGGCCAGGCCCACGTCCAAGGCAATGAAGCCCGAGTCCCGGCCCATGACCTCGATGAAGAAGACCCGCTCGTGGCTGGCAGCGGTGTCGCGGATGCGGTCGATGGCCTCCAGGGCCGTGTTCACCGCGGTGTCAAAGCCGATGGTGTAGTCGGTGCCGTAGAGGTCGTTGTCGATGGTGCCCGGCACCCCCACCACGGGCACCCCCTGCTCCTCCGTAAGGCGCATGGCCCCGCGGAAGGTGCCGTCCCCCCCGATGGCCACCAGCCCTCCGATCCCCGCGGCCTTGAGCCTGGCCGCCGCCTTGGCCCGTCCCTCCTCCGTGAGGAACTCCTGGCTCCGGGCGGTGAGGAGGATGGTCCCCCCCCGCTGCAGGATGTTGGCCACATCCCGCACCCCTAGGGGCACCATCTCCCCCAGGATCATGCCGGCGTAGCCTCGGCGGATGCCGATGACCTCTAGCCCCAAGGCGTGGGCCTGACGCACCACCGCCCTTATGGCCGCGTTCATGCCCGGCGCGTCGCCGCCGCTGGTGAAGACTCCTATGCGCTTCATTCCTCCTCCAAAGCGAGCCGGTAGGCCTCGTTCCGGGGCACCCCTCGCGCCACCAGGGCCCGGAAGAGGGCCTTGCCGGCAAGGCCCTGGGCCCTGAGCCCGGCCAGGAGCCCCTCCACCTCCGGGGGCGGGGCCTCCTTGGGCCCGAGGACCAGCACGAACTCTCCCCGGGGCTCGGCAAAGCGCTCCCAAGCCTCCTTGAGGCTTCCCCGGAAGACCTCCTCGTGCACCTTGCTGATCTCCCGGGCCACGGCCACGGGGTGGGCGGGGCCGTAGACCCCTATGAGGTCCTCCAGGGTCTTGCGCAGGCGGTGGGGGCTTTCGTAGAGCACCGCGGTCCTCCCTTCCCGGGCCAGGGCCAGGAGGCGCCTCTGCCGTTCCCCCCCGGCCTTGGGCAAAAAGCCCTCAAAGGTGAAGCGGTGGGTAGGCAGGCCCGAGGCCACCAGGGCGGGGATGAGGGCGGTGGGACCAGGAAGCGCTTCCACCCGCCAGCCCCATTCTAAGGCCAGGCGCACCAGCTCTGCCCCCGGGTCGGAGATCCCCGGGGTGCCGGCGTCGGTGGCGTAGGCCACGTAGGCGTAAGGGGAGAGGAGCTCCCGGGCCTGCCCCACCGTGTGCCCGTCCAGGCGCAGGGTGGGGGTGGGGATGCCGTAGTGGCGGAGGAGAAAGCCTGTACGCCGCGTGTCCTCGCAGGCCACCACCTCCGCCTCCCTGAGGGTCCGGAGGGCCCTCAGGGTGATGTCCTCCAGGTTGCCGATGGGGGTGGGCACCAGGACCAGGCGCACGTCAGAGGAGGGGCCGGAGAAGCTCCCGCACCTCGCGGAAGGGGAACTCGTAGACCGAGCCCGAGGGCAGGGTAAACTCCAA
It includes:
- the pfkA gene encoding 6-phosphofructokinase, with product MKRIGVFTSGGDAPGMNAAIRAVVRQAHALGLEVIGIRRGYAGMILGEMVPLGVRDVANILQRGGTILLTARSQEFLTEEGRAKAAARLKAAGIGGLVAIGGDGTFRGAMRLTEEQGVPVVGVPGTIDNDLYGTDYTIGFDTAVNTALEAIDRIRDTAASHERVFFIEVMGRDSGFIALDVGLAGGAEVIAVPEEPLDPKAIAEGLLESQRRGKTSSIVVVAEGAYPGGAAGLLAAIKEHVRVEARVTVLGHIQRGGSPTAKDRILASRLGAAAVEALARSTGGVMVGEVEGEVAFTPLKEAVERKKDINRVLLGLSRVLAL
- the rsmI gene encoding 16S rRNA (cytidine(1402)-2'-O)-methyltransferase, giving the protein MRLVLVPTPIGNLEDITLRALRTLREAEVVACEDTRRTGFLLRHYGIPTPTLRLDGHTVGQARELLSPYAYVAYATDAGTPGISDPGAELVRLALEWGWRVEALPGPTALIPALVASGLPTHRFTFEGFLPKAGGERQRRLLALAREGRTAVLYESPHRLRKTLEDLIGVYGPAHPVAVAREISKVHEEVFRGSLKEAWERFAEPRGEFVLVLGPKEAPPPEVEGLLAGLRAQGLAGKALFRALVARGVPRNEAYRLALEEE